gtaaagagaaaaatgTCTATTTTATTTGGGTGTGATCTTTTTCCTCTGGTCTGATAAtttagacaatttttttttttaattatctgttgtCTAGGTCTGAGTAATAAAAATCTTAGGGAATGAGTGGTCTATACCCTTTCTTCTTCATAGGTCTTATATAAAACAGAAGGATTCCTAAACCTGGACATTTTCAAAATGGTAACTCCTGGAAAGAGTATTTTGTGTCAAATGAAGTCTTAAGTGACTGTGTTTTGATTTAGAAGCTTGGGAATAAATGCAGTTTGGCATATCTAAGTGTGCTCTGAACATGCATTAAAAACTAAagagaagtggtccaggaggtggcgcagtggctaaggcactagactctcaagcatgaggtcctgagttcaatccctggcagcacatgtaccagagtgatggttctttctctctttcccctatctttctcataaataaataaaatcttaaaaaaaaaaaaaaaaaaactaaagaaaggtcaggggtagatagcatgttaCGAAGAGACCctcaatgcctgaggctcaaagtcccaagtaaaattccctgcaccaccataagccagaggtgagcagtgctctggtaaaaaaaaaaaagaaagaaagaaaaattactgtttaaaaagttatttttggaTGATCCGACAACTTTGTTCTATCGCATCACTGCAAATTAGCTGAAAGTGGGTACTTTCATCCCacatacattcttttttatttttttaaaatatattgtttttcccttttgtgctttttttattgaggtagttgttactggtgtcatcattgttagataggacagagagaaatggacagaggagaagacagaagaaagatagacacctgcagacctgcttcaccacctgtgaagtgcctcccctgtgggtggggagccgggggctcgaaccaggatccttatgccagtccttgtgcttgcgccacctgcacttaactcactgcactaccacccagctccccatacattcttttttttgtattaataagtaTGCATTTTATGTCAATAACATGTACAAATTGAGCACCCTAGGGTTCTCATATTCTAAAGAAAACAAGCATTTACATTGTTCATAGGTTATAtggaatttaaagaaaaaaaaaaaagatcaattgtGCACTTACCCACAGACAGGATAAACTGCCTTGGGGTGTACAGTTGTAACACCATCATTAAATTGTTTGCAAAAGGAAAACTGAAaaagcattttcttttccttttttatttttttcatgaaaaaggaaaggaaaagaaccagacatcactctggtacatgtgctgccagggattgaacttgcaacctcatggttgagaatccaatccactgcaccatcctCTGGACCACAAGACAAAACATTTTCATATGGGAATGGAGAATCTTTCATTTGCTGTTACAACCAGCAAATGTCATTCATTAAGTCAAAAATAGAGGGCCCACAAACACACTATTTGAACAAGATGACCAATATTcagttttaaaaatgaagtttatATACCATATGATACAAATCCTAATCAGTGTCAAAGGGATATCTGCTTCTTTGTTCTGTGATCATACCCTTTTAAGTCTTaaattcctatttttttaattttgataggatGTCGAGAAATTataaggagcctcacaaagcaccctgcattcctgatactatggcttatctacataatcattgttttgcctaaaagatccccacccattccattcctttgatctatcttctttctacccttgagaccctccctgcctgtagggtagtATCAatactaccagttaaaaccctcacaactgctaaggaaatttctaccttcccagcccccttttgcctttctccacccctttcctaatgatttccatttctgacttgccacttctgggtttgccctttaaaaagcctgggctccatgatcaataaataaatacaccaccacgtgtctgttcctgagtcatctccctcatgtcgctgagtgagcagcccaggctggctcgggtcgagttctctccaacccagagagtatgcacccgggaagaggcacccccatgctagcccagcaatagGACGGTAAGAACTTGAAAGGAAAGGGTAattagacacctacagcattgcttcactattcatgaagctttgcccctgtaggtggggactgggggcttgagcctgggcacttgtgcatggtaatgtgtgcatccaACTAGGTgtgcaccgcccagccccaagatTTTGAAATTCTAAATCAAAATACAGTTCAATTTTTCATGCACAGGATGACAAAGTGTTTGATACGTGGCCAacactgaatttctttctttaaatgttAGCATTCTAATAAGGATGATAGATTTAGAGGCTTGGGAGGGAGCACAGTGAATAAAAGTATTGGACTCTaacgcatgaggtcccaagttcaacccccagcatcctaTGTGtgtcagaatgatactctggacCTCTTAGccactccctctctcattaagaaataaattaaccttttttttttaatgatttaataaggcAGAATGTTACTTGATACCAGTTTTATACTGGATCAGTGGGGTCTCAGAGATGTACACGAATTACCTTTTAAATAGTTCATACCTTGGTTTTTCAGTGTAAGGATGATTAAACTGTATCCATTCATTTTTACTGATGCAGTAAGTCCAAGCATCACCTGattgaagcaaaagaaaaaagagctatGAGATAATTTATTCTTTCAATGtagcattaactttttttttgcctccaggatttcaagagatggggaaggctgaagggtagagaaagacacttgcagatatgcttcactgcttgcaaagtgacccccatgcaggtctAAAACCTggtacgctaccacctggcccccagcattaACATATTAAAGAGCACAacgttgtggtctgggaggtggtgcagtgaataaggcattggactctcaagcatgaggtcctgagtttgatccccagcagcatatgtaccagagtgatgtctggttctttctctctctcctcctatctttctcattaataaataaataaaaccttaaaaaaaaagagcacagtgTTAAGCAATTTTCTATTCACCAACTGTAAGTAGGTACagaaagtgtttttcttttctctcttttttaattgactAGGTCCTGCAGTCTGAGATGTGGTAGACtgttaagcatgaggttctgagttcagttcccagcatcaaaTGTGTTAAGAGTGAAGCTCCAGTTCTCCCTATCCCCTGCCCCCattattaagtttaaaaaaaaaaaaagactaagttcCTTTGGAGGTGACTGTCATTAAGCAGATCTTGTGTTACTGGTCATTTTATTACCTCAGTGGATAGATGCAACTGTAGAGAATCAAAATTAACAGCAAACTTTTTCCAAACAACTTTATAGCCCTGTGACACACCTAATGTagactaaaatttttaaattttattatatctatttatttattggacagaagcagagaaattgagaagaatggggagatagagagggagagagacacatgccacactgcttcaccacttgcacagctttcccattacaggtggggaccaggggcttgaacctgggtccttgagctttgtaatatgtgtgctcaaccaggtgtgccaccacctggccctacagaCTAAGTTTTTTCAGCTATTTTTgttacatgtatataataatttaCCATAATTTTCTAAGGACTTACTTAGTGGCTGTTTATCAGTGGTAAATCCTccaaaaagaaagagatgatCTGAAGAAACTGGTGTTAGTGAGTGCCAAGATCGGCCAACTGGGCATATCCCTTGTGGGATTCTGAAAATAACAGTTAAATTATAATATCTATGTTTCAAAGCTCCTAATTCACAGAAATAGtaaaattttcttttgaaaaaaatttaagtggaaTTATGAAAAAaaggccaggaagatagcatcatggttatgcaaagagactctcatgcctgaggctccgaagtaccaggttccatcccccacaccaccgtgaTAAGCCAGAACTGTGAAATGCTCTGATATATAATGCTTTACCAATTATTTTCACCGAAGACAGTAAACTTGAGATTTTTTCAGCAAACAATAATTAAGCACAAGCTATGTGTCAGTTACACGGCTCaagaactgaaaataaaaaataaacatgactAGATCTTATTTAAATACATAGTTTAAAAAAGTTAAGTAGGTCCATGATAGTTTAATAACACACAATTTTGCCTTACTATGAAATTTTTAgaaaagcatttttctttttaaataactaaTGTGATACCTACAGTTCATTCCATTCCCATGTATCCAGATCAAGATAGTGAAGGTCATTCATTCTAGCATCCTGAAAAAAGATAATTAAGTAGTTACCATTTTAAATGATCCAAAGTGAATTATTCTTTTAGTTCATAATACTCACTCGGTATCTGCCTCCAAACACAAAGCCTTTGTTTCCAACAGTAGCACAGGCATGGGCAGCTCGAGGTGAAGGTGCTTTACCCTTTTAAAAatccataaaaataataaatacaaccttttaataaacaggaaatacCAGAAAGTGATCTGGCTATGAGATAAGAATATGTAAAACACTTGAGCTGAAGTCAACAGTAATATTAAAGAATGAACTATCAGTTTTGTACCACACCCAATTCCCCTTTCTCTAAGTAATTTTACtttaattcattatttttcaGGAACTCACAGTAGTTATTGGCTGGCTCCAAATAAATGTTTCTGTATCTAAAATATGTACATGATCATTCCATCCTCTTGGATGACTTGAGTTCTACAGAAAATAAGAATATGAGTTATTTTACAAATTGTTTGAAATTGTTTATGTTCTTGATTTATTAACAAGGCAAAATAAAACTAGTCaacaaaaaatgtatttattcaacaTACCCAAAAAGATGTTTCATCAAATTCAAAAGTTCCCAATACTTTATCTTCAGGTAAATATCCATACCCTCCAAAAAATATTAACCTAtttgacaaaaagaaaacaaaaagtccaAAAAGAACATCTCAAATATCCATAGATTAGTATTCAAGAAactttttgttgtcatttttgttatGTGTTAGGGTTGCACACTTATCTGAAAATAGTTATTCTACTGGTAATGGTTACTACGTCTAACAATTCTGCCTTAGGTCTTTCTTTCAAGTGTTATCCTGTATTCACTCAATTTTCATATGATTAAAGTCTACTGACTAAAGATACTTAAGTAACAAACCAATTTCCACATAAAAGcccaatggcacacctggtttacaAATTTAAGCTCACAAgctcctgggtttaagcccccacccagttcctacctgcaggggggaaacttcactagtgtgaagcagtgctgcaaagctgtctctatctcactctttctctcttcccccccactttctccctcttgttttttgaaagattttatttatttacgggaaagacaggaggagagagaaagaaccagacatcactctggcatatgtgctgccagggatccagagggacctcatgcttgagagcccaaagctttcccactgctccacctcccggaccaccctttctctttatctcccttttctttctcaatttatcagtcttattaaataaagtaagaaattcTAAAATGTTGCTAACTCACTTGTTTTTATATACCCAGACACCAAGTTTGTCCTTTGATGATGGAGGAATTCCTTGACAATCAATTCTTTCCCACTGTAACACTCTGTCTGTAGATCTTGAATCCAGCATGTAAAACTGTGAGAATTAATGGTTTCAGTTAGACTTAATTATGGAAAGGAAACTCAACTTTagcatataattttattataatttacaAAAAGAATGTCATAATGTAATCCAAGTCATGCTACTAAAAATGTGACTGCAGACTTTTACTGATGAGAATAGATAAGGAATTTCTATAGAATGCAAATTACCTGTTACAAAATATCCTATTTTAGTTCAGCTAATTAGTTTTTCCATAGACacattttgtttaatttattttcccttttgttgcccttggtgttgttttttattgttgttgtagttattattgttgctatttgatgtcatcgttgttacataggacagagagaaatggagagaggaggggaagacagacagggggagagaaagataagacacctgcagacctgcttcaccgcctgtgaagcgactcccctgcaggtggggagccggggcatcGAACCAGGACCCCTACGCTGgtccgctttgcgccacatgtgcttaatcagctgcgctaccgcctgactcctcccaTAGCCACATTTTTTTATGAAGAACTTAAGTGAATTGATTTGTTTTCTGTGCCTTAGGCACCTTAGATTGTACTCATGTAATTTGTGGTCATCAGGTTGACATTAGCAATTTTACCTTCAAATTCAATTGAACAAATATATCTTCAGCACCTCCTTAACACTAAAagctaaaaataaatctttaaagattaAGTATTGggaactgggaagatagcataatggttgtacaaatagactttcatgcctgagacaccaaaggtaccagatttaatccccagcacatcAATTGCCAAATCTAAATAGCCCTCTaatgttaaaatgaaaaaaagagtaaTATTTGTCTATCACAGAGTTTATATCTAAGTACATGAATAAGAATTATCATTGGTGCCCAGGTGGTAATTCACCTAagagaatgcacacattacccaggtttaagcccctggcccccaactatAGGAGGGGAACTTTACAAGgagtggaacaatgctgcagatACCCTatcagtctctttctccctctctcatccattatcaaatattaaataacatttttaaaagtggggATAGTCCTTTAAAAGagacctgagattttttttttttttttttttgtcatcaccagggttattgctggggctccatacaCATACAACTCCACTACTTCCAgcagtattttgttttgttttggttagagagagagacagggacattaCAGCATtgatccactgctcatgaaggttcctccctacaggtgctcccaggtggtagccagaggctctaacccaGATTCTCCTGCATGACAATGTGTGTGCAATCTACTATAGTAGCCAAATTCTGCCCACACCCCACCCTCAAGATTCCTTTTGATCAAACTTAATATACAATGGTCATTTAATATACAACTATTTCTCTGACCACTTCCTAAAAATGCAGCTTCTTTCTTCCCCAGGAATTCTCATGTCATGTCAGTTATTCTTCTCCCCCTAAAAAATATGGCTCAACTACAGCTTCTATCAGTGCCCCCACACAATGTTTAAGATATAAACCCTATTCCTCAGACAAAATGTTAAGCAAATatctaatatattaaaaaaaaaaatcagaaaggttGGGCTGGTTAGGGCAAAGCAAAGAACTCAGGACTAAGCGCAAATGGGAAGGTGTGGGGTATTCAGGGCATGATAATGAAGAGGATTTGggttggtggtggaagtggtgtacAGTCACCAATCATGGGAAGAAAAGAAGCTATATCCATGTTTCAACAACTATTCTGGAAACCATCATTTCCCacaatgaattttaaaaactagAATTACATCTGTTAAAATagaggaggggggcaggtggtggtgcaaccaggAAAGCGTACAGGTTACCAAGATGGAGCACctgcttcatgagcgatgaagcagtgctacagggatctccctctctcaccctacttctctgtctctatcaaaagaaaaagtaaataaacaattaaaataaaatagaagagatgATCTGAAGCCTGGCTAGCACTGTTTTATTCCTCTCACAGATATTccaaggcataaaaaaaaaaaaattcctagactTTCTAAAAGCACATTTTGAAATTATCTGTTATATGCTTCATCCACACCAAATCACTAGGTATTttccaaaaacaaaacatagtgcattaaaaaaaaaaaaagatttatgatgaagagagaaccaaagtatcactcaAGCACACACACTGTCTGGGACTGAACTCTAGCTTACCAGACACAATGTAAAAGCTTCCATTCAACAACACTTACTGAACTATTACTATGTTTTATCACATGCTACAGAAATTATCTGCTTATTACATGTGTCCCTCCTAGAAAGCGAGCTCCTAAAGGCAGGAATTATCATTCATCTGTGTCTCCAGTATCTAACCAAGTGCTCATAAGATGTTTACTAAGtgcaaaataaatgaactggCAAGGATCCACCTGTATCATACTCACCTTTCTTAACTAACTTTATATGTCTCTTACTAGCCTCTTAAAGAAAAACTGACATATTTAttctatttgagaaaaaaaaatgaatttttacaCTGTTGTGTAGGAATGTTAGTATATAAAATTTTatcaggcagagggtagatagcatgcagactctcatgtctgaggctctagagtcccaggttcaaccccctgcaccaccataagccaacgctgaaccagtgctctggtaaaaataaataaataataaaaataaggaccATGACGGATCCTCGAGTGAGGCAGATCAAGATCAAGACCGGCATGGTGAAGTGGAAGAGCTGTTGCCCCAGGAAGCCAGTGGCAGCTTCCggcaaagaagggaaagaaaaatcatcataatcatcatcatcatccatgttattattactgtcaccGTCATTGCTGTTCTCCCACAGTTGCAATGCCCAGCCAGCTCCCCTTCCCTCCGTGGATATTTCCCAGTTACAACTTGTGTTATGTTtacttttcaatatatatataataaaaataaaataaaacaaaattttatccTTTTTAACATAGCCTTACTGCTCTTTTCTGTTCACCTTTATCCTTGCTTGCCATGGATGCAtcttaatttattatatttatcggGCACACCAGGGCTATTCCAAAAGAATAGCTATAAAGAACACAAAAagatgtggtccgggaagtggcacagtgggtaagactttggactcttaggcatgaggtcctgagttcgatccccggcagcacatataccaaagtgatgtctggttctttctctctctcgtcatgtctcatgaataaataaatcttttttttaaaaaaagaacacaaaaagaGCCATTTGAAAGAcagttcacctggacagtgtgcctgctGTGCCATGCACAAGAATCAGACAGAAGGGGaccgggcgatagtgcagtgtgttaagcacacatggcactaagcacaaggaccagcataaggatcccggttctagctctcagctctccacctgcaggggggtcgcttcacaggcagtgaagcagctctgcaggtgtctatctttctctccccctgtcttcccctcctctctccatttctctcctaaccaacaacaatgatagcaataacaacgacaacaataaacaacaagggcaacaaaggggaaaaaatagcctccaggagcagtggatttgtagtgcaggcacggagtcccagcagtaaccctaaaggaaaaaaaaaaagtatcagattcaagcccagcacccaccacatgggaggaagcttcatgctgtggtatctttccgtttccctatctgaaaaagtcagtctagagcagtgaaacaccagcaatgacaaaaataaaaataataataggaataATGATAAATTAAAAAGCAGCACAGAGAAAAACAACCTAGGATTATCAGTGCACCGAAGTTGATGCTACAGAAGGCCTAGATAAATAAAGACTGGTAGGTAAAATAATCAGATGCAGTCATACCTGGGATAGGAACACCAATGTGACTAAGTTTAGAAATTAGAAGTTGTTTGAAAAAGAAAAGCGCCTTGAACATAAATCTTAGGAGCACTGACCTTATTTGTATTGCCTCTTGAATGATGTCCTCCAAACAAGTACAGCACCCTATCTACACACACAGCACAGCTTCCTGACATAGAAGGAGGAACATCACCTTcagtattcatttttttcctgggAGAGAAAAATTGAATATAAATAAGTTTGccaagtggtctgggagttggcgcagtggataaagtgttggactctcaaccatgaggtccagagttcaatccctggcagcacatgtaccagagtgatatctggttctttctctctgcctatcattcttcatgaataaataaaatcttttaaaaataaataagtaaataaataagtttgccCAAAAGTAGGGAGGGGGATGAAAAAAATCTGTtatttttctacctctctctttttctatagaAAACTATAGAAAAGGTTTATTAGCTAATATATGGGGTTTCTCCTAGCATTAAATTTAACTCAAAGAATGAACTCTTCCTTCTTTATCCATTTCATAGACAATGCAGCTGATCCTACACTCAGGCAGAATGAGCCCTGCAGCCGGAGTGTCAGTGCTTTGTTATTCTATTGATAGCAACATACCGCTTGATGTTTCTCAAACtaaattttttttgggggtgggtagCCACAGAAGtggttcacctagtagagcacctgccttgccttgccatgtgctaggcccaggttcaaccccaataTTCCACCTAGAAGTGCCATGgccctgggggaagctccagtgctatggtatctctccctatttctatactctgtttctatctttaaaagcTCGGAGCAGTGAAGCCAAATTGTTAATGCCACAGTAATTAAGGAAAACCTGCAGCATTCCAGTCCTGACAGACTAATTAAATAGGGGTTTTATACTCAGTCACCTTTTTTTTAGCTGCTCAGCAAGTGACTCAGACCTTGTATATTACTACAGACTTTTGGGTAGTGCTCTCTATAGGCAAAGCAATACTGGTTCTTTGGACATTCTGACTCACTCTGAGTCTAAAAATTTTAAGAACTCTAAggaaaatgggaggggggagaatcTAAGATTCACAAATGTTAGTAGAACATTTAAGGTCTTCAATCTGTGCCTAACTTGAAGATTTGGtaggttctttaaaaaaatcttcatatggggagtcaggcagtaacgcagtgggtcaagggcaagtggcgcaaagtgcaagcaccagcataagaatcctggtttgaggccctggctccccacctacagggggttcacgtcacaggcagtgaagcaggtctgcaggtatctatctttctctcctcctctctcttccccccctctattcatttctctctgtcctatccaacacaatgacaacaataatagctataacaataaaacaaaaagggcaacagaaaggaataaataaatattttttaaaatctttaaaaaaaaaatttagaaatgcTACCCAGAGGTAGCAGTGACTAGTTTTGGTGTTAGGAACATGAAGTTCCTGGTTCAGTCTTCATCATCTCATATATGAAAGGGATGGTCTGGTTCACTCtatttctttgcctcatcttagtaaataaattgaaaaaaattctccTTTAATTGAAATAGAGGGTCCAGGTGATGATGCAGAGTTAAGTataagttacagtgcacaaagaccaagcTCTGGGAGTCacacagtagcgcagtgggttaagcgcaggtggtaaaaagggcaaggaccagtgtaaggatcccagttccagaccctggttctccacctgtaggggagtcgcttcacaagcagtgaagcaggtctgtaggtgtctacctttctatctccctctctgtcttcccctcctctctccatttctctctgtcctatccagcaaaaacaacagcagtaactacaacaaagaaacaacaagggcaacaaaaaggaataaataaataaatacttaaaaaaaaaaacaaaaaacgggggagtctggtggtagtgcagtgggttacgtgcacgtggcacagagcgcaaggatcctggttcgatgccccggctccccacctgtaggggagtagcttcacaggcggtgaagtaggtctgcaggcttctttctctccccctctctgtcttcccctcctctctccatttctctctgtcctatccaataatgacaacaacaataataattacaacaataaaacaacaaaggcaacaaaagggaataaataaatagtaaaaaaaaaaaaaaacaggagttgggagatagcgcactgggttaagcgcacatggcgccaagtgcaaggaccaggtagggATCCTGATTTgatgccccggctccccacctgcaaggtagttgcttcacaggcagtgaagcaggtctgcaggtgtctatctttctcttcccctctccgtcttcccttctctgttctctctgttctatccaacaacaacgacataagtaactacaacaatgaaacaacatgggcaacaaaagggagtaaataagtaaataaatattaaaaaaaaaaaaaagctcctagtccccacatacaagggaaagcttcagaagtggtgaaacagtgttacaagtgtctttctgtctctctctttaactccccctcccccttaatttctctctctagccaatgaataaataaacaagtctaGAAAACATttgattgggggccaggtgg
This DNA window, taken from Erinaceus europaeus chromosome 16, mEriEur2.1, whole genome shotgun sequence, encodes the following:
- the KLHDC2 gene encoding kelch domain-containing protein 2 isoform X3, producing the protein METGRWKKMNTEGDVPPSMSGSCAVCVDRVLYLFGGHHSRGNTNKFYMLDSRSTDRVLQWERIDCQGIPPSSKDKLGVWVYKNKLIFFGGYGYLPEDKVLGTFEFDETSFWNSSHPRGWNDHVHILDTETFIWSQPITTGKAPSPRAAHACATVGNKGFVFGGRYRDARMNDLHYLDLDTWEWNELIPQGICPVGRSWHSLTPVSSDHLFLFGGFTTDKQPLSDAWTYCISKNEWIQFNHPYTEKPRLWHTACASDEGEVIVFGGCANNLLVHHRAAHSNEILIFSVQPKSLVRLSLEAVICFKEMLANSWNCLPKHLLHSVNQRFGSNNTSGS
- the KLHDC2 gene encoding kelch domain-containing protein 2 isoform X2, which encodes MATRTCGRTTCQGQPTRDTSPWSSPVRPSAAATSLWATGVTCSSGAATRKKMNTEGDVPPSMSGSCAVCVDRVLYLFGGHHSRGNTNKFYMLDSRSTDRVLQWERIDCQGIPPSSKDKLGVWVYKNKLIFFGGYGYLPEDKVLGTFEFDETSFWNSSHPRGWNDHVHILDTETFIWSQPITTGKAPSPRAAHACATVGNKGFVFGGRYRDARMNDLHYLDLDTWEWNELIPQGICPVGRSWHSLTPVSSDHLFLFGGFTTDKQPLSDAWTYCISKNEWIQFNHPYTEKPRLWHTACASDEGEVIVFGGCANNLLVHHRAAHSNEILIFSVQPKSLVRLSLEAVICFKEMLANSWNCLPKHLLHSVNQRFGSNNTSGS
- the KLHDC2 gene encoding kelch domain-containing protein 2 isoform X1, producing the protein MADGNEDLRADDLPGPAYEGYESMELACPAERSGHVAVGDGRHMFVWGGYKSNQVRGLYDFYLPREELWIYDMETGRWKKMNTEGDVPPSMSGSCAVCVDRVLYLFGGHHSRGNTNKFYMLDSRSTDRVLQWERIDCQGIPPSSKDKLGVWVYKNKLIFFGGYGYLPEDKVLGTFEFDETSFWNSSHPRGWNDHVHILDTETFIWSQPITTGKAPSPRAAHACATVGNKGFVFGGRYRDARMNDLHYLDLDTWEWNELIPQGICPVGRSWHSLTPVSSDHLFLFGGFTTDKQPLSDAWTYCISKNEWIQFNHPYTEKPRLWHTACASDEGEVIVFGGCANNLLVHHRAAHSNEILIFSVQPKSLVRLSLEAVICFKEMLANSWNCLPKHLLHSVNQRFGSNNTSGS